The genome window CGATTGCTGAAATGTCAAGTGAATTCAACGCTTCGTACATTGATAcaatatcaaaagaaaaaaaggctGAATCTTTAGACAATAAAGTAACTGATATTAAAGAAAACGCCAAAGCCTCCGAAACTGCACAAATGTCTGAAATTTCCGTTCAGGAAAGCGATGTCGAAACTAAGATAGAAATTAGGGAAAATGAACAGAAGTCTGTTATGAAAAATCTTGATTTTACGTTTATGAACGATACTACGAAATACAGAAACTGCAAAACGTGTCGTAACACTAATTTATCAAGGCGGCGTTCTTTACCAGCAACATTGAGCCAATTTAGAACAGCTAACAACTCGGCCTTAGGGAAATTACCTATACGCAGAAGGGTAAGctatttattcgataaaagctGTAGTACGCTATATATATACTACATATGCTTTAAGCATTTacgcaattaattattttgtaattccttaataatataaataaaaagaaatatccatataaaaatgcaataaaGCAGATATTAAAAGCTATTATGTTTTCAACAAGCATTAAATGACAAATATTTACTTTACTTATATTGTTACAGGATGTTCCAGACAATAGCATCGAAGATTTATACATAGACGACGAATTTGGTGGTgaattaaacataaatatggCTTTGTTAAGtgatttattatatgacgacGATTTCTTATCCGAAATATCGGAGCTAtagaatactataaaataataattatcagtTACGTTATTCTAATACtgctaataatttattataatttacttttaaaaaatataatcaatattACATAGTTATGAAGTTCCAATTCAGTTGGAATACGCGGTATTGACAAATAAACATTTACACTTCCTTTATATtcgttttcaaaaaatattcatatattttgcattttcacATGTATACGACAGTTAAAACATAACTATGTATTTCTTCTTCgtgtaaaatatatcattaagTACTGTAAAGTACGAAATCACACACGgtaatatttttcgtatataacataaatgtaaataataaataccatttatataaaaattgcaaaatattaaaacagatgcttttaatattacttcctaattataataaatacatatatatacatacaaaaacaaaatattttagttaataaatacaataattagtGTCTTAAATGCAATGTATttgcaatataaaaaatacataatatatcgCGAAAAGGAAGAAGCTATTGTGtaaaatagattttatatttcctacACCATACTTGTAATTTTTGCAACTTagtaaacgaaattttattctttgttgagattttagtttatcgGAAAAGCATTTAAAATACTAGAGTCAGTTAAATTGCTAGGCCGAATACAGAAACGATACAATACATTGTCTTGTTTTCCCAACGCACTGTACAACTACCATCAGTAGCATTATCCCAATAGCAAGAACTAGCAGTATGCAGTCCTGCTCCATTTTTTTGCATTATAGTACAAGTCactaaaacaatttttttaatttaataaaagatgAATTATTTAACTACAATTACTAAATCGGTtcttatgaattataaaaatacatacctatatatttatatggcTTTTGAAGTTTCGTAAGATTTCCCAAACATCCTTCGACAACATTCGATGTCCACTGATTTACTTTGTTATGTTGATAAGCATTTCCCCCAATAGATACTTCAATCGCTTCCTTAATAATTTTGCTTACATCATCGACCACAAATTGGGTCTAAAACATTAAAGTACTCATTAAACTATTACATAAAGATATTAATCATTTAAATCAAATGTGaatgtacatataaaataagcTATCAGCAACAGTAATTTTTGTCATTAAAATAAaccgtttaaaataaataaatatataaaaaagcaTTAAAATGTGAATCTATACTGTATATTCACATATTCTGACAGTTCAGAAATAgacacatattttatttaaaaaagagaaaaatactAACCTCTTCTTGCATATCTTCCATCATCTTGTcaaacttttaataaattgcaCACCAATGACTTTTATATTAATCCAAAAATAATTACCCCTTTAATCAAAATACGATTAATAGATTGACATCGCCAATACTATTAGAATATTagatcatttttaataataatacacactattacaaataaaaaattatatgctttataaattatattgaattaattatattttttctcaccttatatatttttgcacacAAAAATACCGGCACAAGTATATTATAAGACGTATTGCAGTTTCAACAGCACAGCAACACCAAAGAAATATCTAACGACAACTACCGCAGAATGTAAATTGATTACTGTCGACTGTTGAACATTGCATATTCGTTCAGATGTTTGACATGTCAATTTCAAATAGTTTTAAATTCGAGGAAATAAttcagtataaaatataaagggTATCTTATCAAACATAATATCTTATAttcttttgttaatttaagTACACCTTCCTTAAAATATTAACtcatgtttttataaattgtacgttacacaaaagaaattgtataggttaaaataattacacgTCACAAACTACTtgattcatttaaaatatcttacttttattaaaatatttattagcaTTAGTAGTGTTACTAGTATTAATATTAGCATTAGTAGCAAACAATACAATGCGTTagtatgtaatattatttcggtattcaattaattaataattttaataattccttAATTgagtattaaatttattgcattaataattagataatatacaataataatagcaaaactATAGATATCCGTACAAATTTTCAATACCATtcaattagtattattataatgctataattgctaatgaaataattttcaatttaatgtatatacatactgaTCATCCATGGTAGTATTTCTTGTTCTATTACAACACGTATACATAACTATGCCAAGTaatgtatgtaaaaaaaatCATTGGTTCGAGGATTTTTTAtgattcgtgaaatttttataatttaaattacggCGGTAAATCGATATATTGACTATCGACAGCACGGTATCATTATAGTGCACATGCCCACTGTATATTATTAGACATGTATACTCGCTGATGTTCAATAACTTTAGTGAGTAACtattaatttttgcaaaagtaTTGTTATTaagtgaatattataaaattatacatattctgAAACAAGTTGATGAATCCATAGTATTTATTTGTGAGACAAGAGATATCATTCATATATGaaactgtataataaaaatgttacgtCAACGTTGTACCCGCATGAtattcaaacaaatttttgagCATGAAAGTGTTTATAGACCGCTACAGGTTAACGTGACACGTTCGTTTTATGATAACTATGAAGCTATCAATCactttataaagtatttaCGTAAACGACAAATTACTGTTGGAACAAAAGCAGAAGCTTATGGCAAACACGTTTACGGTCCACCACTAGGAATGCTTGTAAAGGTAGAAGCACCTTCTATACATGATTTTCTTGTATTACGTCTAGGACATTGGTGGAAACgtcaaaaagaaaattataaggaatttatcgaaaaagaacaatataaaaaatatatcatagcAGGTCCAAATTTGGCAGCAGCTAAATATGTTATAGAGTGTAGTGGTAAAATAAGGTTCAAAAATCACAGTGAATGGATAGATAAAACTAAAAAGAGTGAACTTTTAAAATTCCCAAACGAATATGATGAAAACTTTATTTTAGAGGAAATAGATTTCAATGGATATCCTATACAATATGAACatcttgattttatttttaatctctaTGATTTAAGAACACTAAGCTTCAGAGGTTGTAAAACAATTAATGATTGGTCATTGGATAAATTGGCTGCGGAATTCCCAAATTTAGAGCATCTTGACGTATCAGAATGTGAAAATGTGACAGAAAGGGGACTAGAAGCGCTATATAGAATGCCTAACTTGAAGAAATTAACTGTAACTAATTTTTATGGAACTGCAGCATTTGATTTAACTTGTCTCTTATTAGAAGATGTCAATCCATATCTAAAATGTCAAATTCAACAACCAAAATACAAAAGTTTACctaaaacataatatatatatgagaaatctaattaataataatagtatagtgtactttttaaagtataaat of Bombus fervidus isolate BK054 chromosome 16, iyBomFerv1, whole genome shotgun sequence contains these proteins:
- the Dlc90f gene encoding dynein light chain 90F — protein: MMEDMQEETQFVVDDVSKIIKEAIEVSIGGNAYQHNKVNQWTSNVVEGCLGNLTKLQKPYKYIVTCTIMQKNGAGLHTASSCYWDNATDGSCTVRWENKTMYCIVSVFGLAI
- the LOC139995903 gene encoding distal membrane arm assembly component 2, whose product is MLRQRCTRMIFKQIFEHESVYRPLQVNVTRSFYDNYEAINHFIKYLRKRQITVGTKAEAYGKHVYGPPLGMLVKVEAPSIHDFLVLRLGHWWKRQKENYKEFIEKEQYKKYIIAGPNLAAAKYVIECSGKIRFKNHSEWIDKTKKSELLKFPNEYDENFILEEIDFNGYPIQYEHLDFIFNLYDLRTLSFRGCKTINDWSLDKLAAEFPNLEHLDVSECENVTERGLEALYRMPNLKKLTVTNFYGTAAFDLTCLLLEDVNPYLKCQIQQPKYKSLPKT